In Terriglobia bacterium, a single window of DNA contains:
- a CDS encoding SDR family oxidoreductase, which produces MSQQGKPQEKTPQTGITLSLGERVAVVTGGSRGIGAAIVRMFAQAGGRVVFSYQKAKSEAERLAKECGGDKRCVAVQAELSSSHSSAALVKAAVEHFGRVDIIVGNHGVWPPQDVAVDKMSDEQWRSTLAINLESIFGLVKHGVGQMKKQGGGGHVVLISSTAGQRGEAFHCDYAASKGAMISMVKGLSTELARDGIYVNCVAPGWVETDMAAPALHHPETSKRVFATIPLGRAGRPEEIAATVLFLCTAHAGFITGEILNVNGGAVLVG; this is translated from the coding sequence ATGTCGCAACAAGGAAAGCCACAAGAAAAAACGCCGCAAACGGGAATCACTCTGTCGCTCGGCGAGCGCGTGGCCGTCGTGACCGGTGGTTCACGCGGGATTGGCGCGGCCATTGTGCGCATGTTCGCCCAGGCCGGCGGACGCGTGGTCTTCAGCTATCAAAAAGCCAAAAGCGAAGCCGAGCGCCTGGCGAAAGAGTGCGGTGGCGATAAGCGCTGCGTCGCCGTGCAGGCCGAGCTTTCGTCCAGCCACTCTTCGGCGGCGTTGGTCAAAGCCGCGGTGGAACATTTTGGCCGAGTGGATATCATTGTCGGCAACCACGGCGTCTGGCCGCCGCAGGATGTCGCGGTGGACAAGATGTCGGACGAGCAATGGCGGTCCACGCTGGCCATCAATTTGGAAAGCATTTTTGGTCTGGTTAAACACGGTGTCGGCCAGATGAAGAAGCAGGGCGGAGGAGGACACGTGGTCCTCATCAGCTCTACCGCCGGCCAGCGCGGCGAAGCCTTCCACTGCGACTACGCAGCCAGCAAGGGCGCGATGATTAGCATGGTCAAGGGCCTCTCCACGGAGCTGGCGCGCGACGGCATCTACGTGAACTGCGTGGCGCCGGGATGGGTTGAAACCGACATGGCCGCGCCGGCTCTGCATCACCCGGAGACCAGCAAGCGGGTGTTTGCCACCATTCCGCTGGGCCGGGCGGGCAGGCCTGAAGAAATCGCCGCTACGGTATTATTCTTGTGCACCGCCCACGCCGGATTTATCACCGGGGAGATTCTGAACGTAAACGGCGGGGCTGTGCTGGTGGGTTGA